Within the Leishmania donovani BPK282A1 complete genome, chromosome 6 genome, the region CTTATCCTTGGCATACGTTTTCTATGTCTCCGGTTACGTTTTGTGGGGATTTAGAAATGCGGTAGACGCGTTGATGGCGATATTTGGGATAACATCGCTGAAGGAGCATTGGAgcagggagggaagagcaaCAGTTGATGGGTATGCTGCAGAGACCGCCTGAATGGCGCGAAGCGATAATACTGTGAAGGCGATACCAGGGAATCAAAAACACACCACGACGTTCACCTCAGGTGACTATTACAGTGAAGGCAGTGCAAAGCAGATGGTTATgaaaagagagacgggaAGGATGCCGTGGAtgggaaagagaaaagaggagcagAGAGTGCAACACGGATTAATCAAGGGTGCAGACGGCATCTCGTCACGTCAGCTGTACGCCAGCAATGCAGTGCCCGATCGGTGGGTTGGCGAATTGAACTACGCCATAGCTTTGCTAGCGGGGAGGTGATAGGCAAAGAAGGGGTGCGATCTGCAGGCGCGCGGACATGAGGGGTGAAGCGTGCTGTGTGGCCGCTTTGTCACGTCGAGATACgccggggggaggggggagacgaaaggaggaaagagaagagaacgCGAGAGTCAGAGGTGAATGTTTTGATGTCTGGGAAAGGCGATGCCGCCACAGTAACGTACTCCACCTTTCCGTCATTCAAGTGCATGAAAGATGCACACAAACATAGGAAAATACGAAGAAATAGTTTTTACGTGTGCTCGAGTGCATATAAGCGTCGGTCGTGGCTGCACATGCGCGTCGTTGCCTAGCGCGGTTCTCTTTTTGGCCCCCGTTTGCTTCTCGTTGGTTTTGCTTGGTCACTGTTTCAGatgttttttttgttctcgttttttttttgacgttagtctcctcctccgacagCTTCACACCCAAACGCACACGGAGACACGCACGTCCATCGGCAATCACGTGTTTTGTTGTGGTGAAACGGGGTGGCGGAGtggcggagagggggaaagaaGGGGTAGGGCAGGGTAGGccggaaggggagggggaatAGGGGAGAAAAATACGGAAGCAAAAAAGAAGTCTATCGGTGGGTGTGGGCTGCGGGGAGTGTTGGTGTGCTGCCGGCATGCCCAGTACAAGCTATGGTGTGGCGATTGCCTTACGCATAGCCGTACAGGATGTGGCCTttcttgcgcagcgcgttcACAACATCGCACGCCGTCACGGTCTTCTTGCGCGCGTACTCGGTGtaggccgtgctgcagcgcacaaTGTCTTCCAAGTAGGCCttcagcacgcggcgcacctcttcGTATACATCGCTCGAGATGCGCTtcacgccaccgcggcgcgccatgcggcggacgcagccgcgagTGATGCCGCGGAtgttgtcgcgcagcaccttcttctgGCGCTTCTGACTGCTCTTGGCATCAGCGGAGCGCTTACCCTTGGCCATGTTTGGATAGTGTTCAGGGGGGTTTGTGGAAAACGGAGTAGTTAGAAGATGAGCGGAGAACGCAGAAGGAGtcgaagagctgctgcagcaagcAGCGGGAGTCCGTCCAAAAGGAGCGAGTGACGGTTGCGTAAGggacggagggagagagggtgagagCGAGTGGGAGAAGAGGCGAACTGGATGGAGGCCATTAGACCTNNNNNNNNNNNNNNNNNNNNNNNNNNNNNNNNNNNNNNNNNNNNNNNNNNNNNNNNNNNNNNNNNNNNNNNNNNNNNNNNNNNNNNNNNNNNNNNNNNNcaccgcggcgcgccatgcggcggacgcagccgcgagTGATGCCGCGGAtgttgtcgcgcagcaccttcttctgGCGCTTCTGACTGCTCTTGGCATCAGCGGAGCGCTTACCCTTGGCCATGTTTGGATAGTGTTCAGGGGGGTTTGTGGAAAACGGAGTAGTTAGAAGATGAGCGGAGAACGCAGAAGGAGtcgaagagctgctgcagcaagcAGCGGGAGTCCGTCCAAAAGGAGCGAGTGACGGTTGCGTAAGggacggagggagagagggtgagagCGAGTGGGAGAAGAGGCGAACTGGATGGAGGCCATTAGACCTGGGTAAGGAGGGCGTGCGAAGTTAGAAGAGCATCGGTGTCAGCAGCCACAGGCAATGTGGAGAGCGAGCAAGATCACCAGTCGACGCCGTACACCAAGCCAATGTACCTGGGGAGTTGGGCGCAGCGGCTAAGGCAAGAAGAAGGTACTGCAGTTTTTCCCTCATGCAAGGGAAAAGGCGCCAGAGCCACAGATGTAGGAGTAGGCTGTACATCTGCGGGGACGTTAACACATCTTGCAGGACAAGTCGATACACACCagaattttttttttttttttttttttttttttttaacaAGTCACGCGAAGATACTcgcgcatgcatgtgcgtttgtgtgacACAGACACATCGAGAGAGTGTATGAGTGAACGAGTGAGTGAAGCATGAGGAACAGTGAAGATGAAATGCGAAGAACGGAAGAGCTGAGTCAATCGTCAGGAATGtgtcacacacgcacagtgAAAGAAACAGAGGGGCACATATATCCAGTAAGAAAGAGTCGTGAGGCTCGAGGCGAGGGAGAAGTGCGCGTGGCGTCGTAGAAGAGAGGCAACGAAATAGAGAGAGGCAAagggaagaaagaaaaacgtAGAGCGGATGGCACCGTTCGTTTGATCGTGCGTGCCGTGGTACGTCAGATCGGACATGCGTGAGTCGGTGTGGGGGCACTGAGTGTGAGATATGACGTagcctccaccaccacgctCATAGGCAGAAACAGAGATGGTTGATGAACGCCGGCACGACACTCACGATAAAGGCAGTGATGACTGTAGTGGACAAGGCGGAGCAAGAAtaacaaagagagaagggtTATCAGggaacacgcgcacacaagcacactcATACAACACGGAACACAGCAACAGAAAACGCACACGGAGATGGAAGGGTCACGGAATCATCGGCGAGTGGGAAGAGCATAAAAGACATAAAGAAAAAAGGCGTTTTGGTAAGATGGATGAGTCGACAtccttctttttgctttctcGTAGGGGGATGTCGGTAGTGCTGTTGATATAACGAAAATGGGTGGCGCGAAGAAGTGTTCATGTGGGCAGAGTTGTGGAGGCTATGCTGACGAGAACGctggaaagaagaggagggcggtgcaggcgctgccatCCTTGTCGTGCGATGAGAGCCGAACGTGGGCTGGCACTTGACAGGATGTGTGTATAGGAAGCCCAGACATCCGTGCCTCGGGCTGCTGTGCTCATGTATGagcatgtatatatgtgtatcCGAGTGCGCACGGGTTCCGCACTTGTGCATCTCACCGCACGGCACGATCCCAGCAGACACGAGGAAAACAAATGAAAAGCAGATCCTACGCAagacagggagagagaagaagatACAAGAAAAGCTGACGAAGAGCGAGAAGCAGAGATGCTGGTTGCACAGGTAACAGAGTGTAAGAGAGGAAAAGACAGAGCCTCACGTTGTACCGCCGTAAGCGGCAAAAGGCAGCCATAGAACTGGTGCCACGGAGCGGATTAATAAGCGAAGAAAGAGCGTGAGAACAAGACAGAAATGGAAAGTGCAATTGAGAGCTGGATAGAAAGTgagagagcagcgagggTCTGCCTACGGGCTCCGTGGCACCGTGACGGCTTTGGCGAACAAGATGTGAGAGTGCATCATCTCCTCCCAGAAggctgaaaaaaaaaagagaggaaggtGAAGGGAGCTATGAGACAGTGTATGcgtgcacgcagacacagacacacatatacTCACTGGTGCCACGCCTACATGAAGGGTGTTTgaggaaagaagaggaaaagagcagcagcagaggaagcaaaagaaaagagtCTAACCACCAAAAGAGAGATGCACATAGCACTTACTAGCGGTGCCACTTTCTCTTCTGTTGTTGAACACACTGGCGTCATCTCCATCAGAGTGCACGGGGGAGCGCTGCAGGGAAGGTGGTCGGCTGCAATGCGTGTGGCACCACATCAAGGGGTGGCTAAAAGTCCGTGCCAAGAAACACCTGATGGCTGAGCCGCACGCCGCGCTCCTGGAGAGAGGCGCACTCGCGCTCAGAAGCATTGCTCGAGAAACGCGTGCCACCG harbors:
- a CDS encoding histone H4, whose product is MAKGKRSADAKSSQKRQKKVLRDNIRGITRGCVRRMARRGGVKRISSDVYEEVRRVLKAYLEDIVRCSTAYTEYARKKTVTACDVVNALRKKGHILYGYA